The following are encoded in a window of Panicum virgatum strain AP13 chromosome 5N, P.virgatum_v5, whole genome shotgun sequence genomic DNA:
- the LOC120674898 gene encoding uncharacterized protein LOC120674898, whose product MEQAAERDQARWDQVDNNFDLLFARMEDILGTQIKLEAQQDLTNKVVEQMMKDRQILTKQIENTGQAWARMTLDATRRPHREPPSPTASEASADNPFHHDYSGIPHVPHPHRQDREAMHSGAAGSHRFKPAVPKLSFPRFDGVNPTIWKSKCQDYFSLYNVSDAMKATFASLYIDDNAAKWLQVYKKQHGLANWPTFIAAVEEKFGASNYRDAMKELLELTQTSTVEQYAVAFENLQYELCMHNDGFGELFFVSQFVKGLRYDIGAIVQSQLPQTVDRAILLAKVQQQVLEKGKTRNQKPSVPPRHQSWAAKQDSKSSTPTTQLSKERQILTYRKSKNLCYYCGDKYDPAHAAICSQRPKAQVNALVVNDLDLPLSEEVIAQLELEDSLTNEFGQLSLNALAGTDHGQTLKLRAMVKNKVMLTLVDSGSTHSFVSSQFLQQVGITPSPIVPTSVKLANGQVLISDHWVPQMSWWCDGFTLQTDMKVLDIGAFDAILGFDWLQHNSPTTCDWENKTLQFTKGNHQIKLQGIKMQNPEITHLPADRLYKWWKGNDIWALVMLAPVDQPSNSNVCPQVAQLLDKYQDVFLDPKTLPPERAYDHTIPLLPTAIPVNARPYRYSPLHKDEIERQVREMLAAGLIIPSTSPFASPVLLIQKKDGSWRFCVDYRRLNDITIKNRFPMPLIEEIIEELAGSAYFTKLDMKSGYHQVRMKKEDEYKTAFKTHHGHYQFKVMPFGLTNAPATFQCIMNEVLAPFLRKFVMVFLHDILIYNPDLETHLVQLDQVLSTLRTHHLYMKKSKCSFTQLQVEYLGHVISGAGVATVGDKIEAMLKWPVPQNVTDVRAFLGLTGYYRRFVRGYGSIAKPLTQLLKHKQFQWSSDAQAAFVQLKQAMVTAPVLALPNFKESFMVETDASDIGIGAVLMQKDRPIAFLSKALGDSHKSKSIYEKEFLAFIMAVEKWRQYLQLQEFIIKTDH is encoded by the coding sequence ATGGAGCAAGCAGCAGAGCGAGATCAGGCGCGTTGGGATCAAGTGGACAACAATTTTGATCTCCTGTTCGCTCGCATGGAGGACATCCTCGGTACACAGATCAAGTTGGAGGCACAACAAGATTTGACAAACAAGGTGGTCGAGCAGATGATGAAGGACCGGCAGATCCTGACCAAGCAGATTGAGAACACCGGGCAAGCATGGGCGAGGATGACTTTGGACGCAACGCGTAGACCACATCGGGAACCACCAAGTCCTACAGCTTCAGAAGCTTCGGCTGACAATCCCTTCCACCATGACTATTCAGGTATCCCACATGTTCCCCATCCCCACCGTCAAGACCGTGAAGCTATGCATTCAGGTGCGGCCGGGTCTCACAGATTCAAGCCAGCAGTACCCAAGCTGTCCTTCCCTCGTTTTGATGGTGTTAATCCCACGATCTGGAAATCTAAATGCCAAGATTATTTTTCTCTTTACAATGTATCTGATGCTATGAAGGCCACATTTGCATCTCTGTATATTGATGATAATGCAGCTAAGTGGTTACAAGTATACAAGAAACAGCATGGCCTGGCTAATTGGCCCACATTCATTGCTGCGGTAGAAGAGAAGTTTGGGGCTTCCAATTACAGGGATGCCATGAAGGAGTTATTGGAGCTCACTCAAACTTCCACAGTGGAGCAATATGCTGTTGCCTTTGAGAATTTGCAGTATGAGCTGTGTATGCACAATGATGGATTTGGGGAGTTGTTCTTTGTCTCTCAGTTTGTCAAGGGCCTCAGGTATGACATTGGAGCTATAGTCCAGTCCCAGCTTCCTCAGACCGTGGACAGAGCAATTTTGCTAGCCAAAGTACAACAACAAGTTCTGGAAAAGGGCAAGACTAGAAATCAGAAACCTTCTGTTCCTCCTAGGCACCAGTCTTGGGCAGCTAAGCAGGATTCTAAGTCCAGTACTCCTACCACACAACTGTCCAAGGAAAGACAAATCCTCACCTACAGGAAATCCAAAAACCTCTGCTACTATTGTGGAGACAAATATGACCCTGCTCATGCTGCTATTTGCTCACAAAGACCCAAAGCTCAGGTCAATGCACTGGTAGTGAATGATCTGGATCTGCCCTTATCTGAAGAGGTGATTGCACAGTTGGAATTAGAGGACTCTCTCACCAATGAGTTTGGGCAGTTATCACTGAATGCCCTGGCAGGTACGGATCATGGTCAGACATTGAAACTCAGAGCCATGGTCAAGAACAAAGTTATGCTCACCCTGGTAGATAGTGGAAGTACACATAGTTTTGTCAGCTCCCAATTCTTGCAGCAGGTGGGCATCACCCCAAGTCCAATTGTTCCTACTTCAGTCAAACTGGCTAATGGGCAAGTACTGATCTCAGACCACTGGGTTCCACAAATGTCATGGTGGTGTGATGGTTTCACTTTGCAAACGGATATGAAAGTGTTGGACATAGGTGCTTTTGATGCTATACTGGGCTTTGATTGGTTACAGCATAACAGTCCTACGACTTGTGATTGGGAGAACAAAACCCTTCAGTTCACAAAAGGAAATCATCAGATCAAGTTGCAGGGCATTAAAATGCAGAATCCTGAGATTACCCACCTTCCAGCTGATAGGTTATacaaatggtggaagggcaatGACATCTGGGCTTTGGTGATGCTAGCTCCTGTGGACCAGCCTAGTAATTCCAATGTTTGTCCTCAAGTGGCACAGCTGTTGGACAAATATCAAGATGTGTTCCTGGATCCAAAGACATTACCTCCTGAGAGAGCTTATGATCACACTATACCATTACTCCCTACTGCTATCCCTGTTAATGCTAGACCTTACAGGTACTCACCTTTACATAAGGACGAGATTGAGAGACAAGTCAGAGAAATGTTGGCTGCTGGGTTGATCATTCCAAGTACAAGTCCATTTGCATCTCCTGTATTGTTGatccaaaagaaagatggcagtTGGAGGTTTTGTGTAGATTACAGGAGACTGAATGACATTACCATTAAGAACAGATTTCCTATGCCTCTCATTGaagaaatcattgaagaattgGCTGGTAGTGCTTACTTTACCAAGTTAGACATGAAATCTGGTTATCACCAAGTAAGGATGAAAAAAGAAGATGAATATAAGACAGCTTTCAAAACACATCATGGTCATTATCAATTCAAAGTCATGCCATTTGGGTTGACGAATGCCCCTGCAACCTTCCAATGCATCATGAATGAAGTGCTGGCCCCTTTTCTCAGAAAATTTGTTATGGTCTTCCTACATGATATATTGATTTACAATCCAGATTTGGAGACCCATTTGGTTCAGCTGGACCAAGTGCTGTCCACTTTAAGAACCCACCACCTTTACATGAAGAAAAGCAAATGCTCTTTTACTCAGTTGCAAGTGGAATACCTTGGACATGTTATTTCTGGTGCAGGAGTTGCTACTGTTGGTGATAAAATTGAAGCCATGCTGAAATGGCCTGTCCCACAAAATGTTACTGATGTGAGAGCTTTTCTGGGGTTAACTGGGTACTACAGAAGATTTGTGAGGGGATATGGCAGCATTGCTAAACCTTTGACTCAGTTATTGAAGCACAAACAGTTTCAGTGGTCCTCTGATGCCCAAGCTGCTTTTGTCCAGTTGAAACAAGCCATGGTGACTGCACCTGTCCTAGCTTTGCCTAATTTCAAGGAAAGTTTTATGGTAGAGACAGATGCTTCAGACATAGGAATTGGAGCTGTGCTTATGCAGAAGGATAGACCCATTGCTTTCTTAAGTAAGGCTCTTGGTGACTCCCACAAGAGCAAGTCTATATATGAGAAGGAGTTTCTGGCATTTATAATGGCTGTAGAGAAGTGGAGACAGTACTTGCAGCTCCAAGAATTCATCATTAAAACAGATCACTAG
- the LOC120675803 gene encoding ras-related protein RABA1f-like gives MASGYRAEEEYDYLFKVVLIGDSGVGKSNLLSRFARDEFSLETRSTIGVEFATKTVQVDEKLVKAQMWDTAGQERYRAITSAYYRGAVGALVVYDVTRRITFENAERWLRELRDHTDANIVVMLVGNKADLRHLRAVSPEDAAAFAERHGTFSMETSALDATNVERAFAEVLRQIYHVVSRNALDIGEDPAVPPRGKTIDVGAAKDEVSPVNAGGCCSA, from the exons ATGGCGTCGGGGTACCGCGCCGAGGAGGAGTACGACTACCTGTTCAAGGTGGTGCTGATCGGGGACAGCGGCGTGGGCAAGTCCAACCTGCTGTCGCGGTTCGCCAGGGACGAGTTCAGCCTCGAGACCAGGTCCACCATCGGCGTCGAGTTCGCCACCAAGACCGTCCAGGTCGACGAGAAGCTCGTCAAGGCGCAGATGTGGGACACCGCCGGCCAGGAGAG GTACCGCGCCATCACGAGCGCCTACTACCGCGGCGCGGTGGGCGCGCTGGTGGTCTACGACGTGACCCGCCGCATCACGTTCGAGAACGCGGAGCGGTGGCTCCGGGAGCTGCGGGACCACACGGACGCCAACATCGTGGTCATGCTGGTGGGCAACAAGGCCGACCTgcgccacctccgcgccgtCTCGCCCGAGGACGCCGCGGCCTTCGCGGAGCGGCACGGGACCTTCTCCATGGAGACGTCCGCGCTGGACGCCACCAACGTGGAGCGCGCCTTCGCCGAGGTCCTCCGCCAGATCTACCACGTCGTCAGCCGGAACGCGCTGGACATCGGGGAGGaccccgccgtgccgcccagGGGCAAGACCATCGACGTCGGCGCCGCCAAGGACGAGGTCTCGCCCGTGAACGCGGGCGGGTGCTGCTCGGCTTga